A single Pseudomonas putida DNA region contains:
- a CDS encoding Yip1 family protein, protein MNSPLLKLFTHPSDAWIEIRRAEEDHPQQYLPRLLALALIPALCLFVGTTTFGWSLAAQERVQLSMASAAQLSGLLYATTVVGVMLMGVMIRWMSRGFDAQPTLNQCIGFAAYCATPWFFAGIVGLLPMRWLALLVLVGASAYATILLYGGLQTFLRLRKEQAMLFASCVWGVGLLLLVTILVAMILFWSGLTPEYVRPASLG, encoded by the coding sequence ATGAACAGCCCGTTGCTCAAGCTCTTCACCCACCCCTCCGACGCCTGGATCGAAATCCGCCGCGCCGAGGAAGACCATCCGCAGCAATACCTGCCGCGCCTGTTGGCGCTGGCCCTGATCCCTGCCCTGTGCCTGTTCGTCGGCACCACTACCTTCGGTTGGAGCCTGGCTGCGCAAGAGCGGGTGCAATTAAGCATGGCCAGCGCCGCACAACTGTCCGGGTTGCTGTATGCCACCACCGTGGTCGGGGTGATGCTGATGGGGGTGATGATCCGCTGGATGTCACGCGGTTTCGACGCGCAACCGACGCTCAATCAATGCATCGGCTTCGCCGCCTATTGCGCCACGCCGTGGTTCTTCGCCGGGATCGTCGGCCTGCTGCCGATGCGCTGGTTGGCGCTGCTGGTACTGGTTGGCGCTTCAGCCTACGCCACAATCCTTTTGTACGGCGGCTTGCAGACCTTCCTGCGCCTGCGCAAGGAGCAGGCCATGCTGTTTGCCAGCTGCGTCTGGGGCGTGGGGCTGCTGTTGCTGGTGACCATCCTGGTGGCGATGATCCTGTTCTGGTCCGGTCTGACGCCGGAATACGTGCGCCCGGCCAGCCTCGGCTGA
- a CDS encoding DUF1652 domain-containing protein, with translation MSLIGVSMLEMRQIIEQACLPDRCEVSCPDGTTLTIRLGQGQNLEQGVTLSGVSLQSLNSCRDLVHLVGQLHTLRDSHPAALRAIA, from the coding sequence ATGTCGTTGATTGGAGTTTCGATGCTGGAAATGCGGCAGATCATCGAGCAGGCCTGTCTGCCCGATCGCTGCGAAGTCAGCTGCCCGGACGGCACCACCCTGACCATTCGCCTGGGTCAGGGGCAAAACCTGGAGCAGGGCGTCACCCTCTCCGGGGTTTCGCTGCAGAGCTTGAACAGTTGTCGCGACCTGGTGCACCTGGTCGGCCAACTGCACACCCTGCGAGACAGCCACCCGGCGGCACTCAGGGCCATCGCCTGA